The following proteins are encoded in a genomic region of Thermococcus pacificus:
- a CDS encoding ABC transporter substrate-binding protein, with protein MKAKPTIALLVVFLVVFSVVASGCISGGGETTTISQSQTTTESQTGGQTTTSSGGTATSTQTTTQTPAEVKPGILEMDNVYVIVTDKSVVVVGPKGASPTVEVPTDRKVIKIEYEVDEANTPDVQTLMEQGQGFGAINPAFFRDEHVDALIIAARRETDPTIRTELFKALYMLGNKLVPEVILGQNRQLRVYWDWVKGRYYHPTLAERYDLLSEDSSAPTVKIGIKDYTNDPETYTIATIGWPESFDPAMTYETFGWEIWHEIGDTLVTYWKEDTETVSPDLAVAWAHNKDGTEWYFLIRGGVKAYDPWNDKTYPIDATDVAFTFLRVERLGHSVSWMVDGFMDVNNSAALTEDEFDQYLKEHPLVAEFGGKSTEVKSLDELKQFFGYSGDTAGVFKLVLPQPYAPVLGILADPFLSVVPMEYLLGDKYEEALAASDNGHNPSAWWNYLSEGKSDPTHQLMHNNPVGTGPFYVADYQKDAYIVLEYNPYYWNATATPGHKRVVYIINSDAMARINIFKTGTADVVVIPPEKMDTVKGLTLDGFNSVVQTDILQPILTFLVFNTQKEPFNDPLVREALAYAVPYDQIKQIVYQGLLEMNYGPIPKPWPGYTEEGIIKYNYNLAKAKQLLNQAGVDPTQYKIELIYNEGNAAREKIMTLLQNVWSQLGFQVTVNSYNWPTYLDKTEHGEYDVYIVGWVPDYLDSDNWVGPFLYGATEFKSLEITVS; from the coding sequence ATGAAGGCAAAGCCTACAATAGCCCTATTGGTCGTGTTTTTGGTAGTTTTCTCGGTTGTTGCCAGCGGCTGTATCAGTGGCGGAGGCGAAACCACCACAATTTCCCAGAGCCAGACTACCACTGAGAGCCAGACAGGTGGCCAGACCACGACATCCTCGGGTGGAACTGCCACGTCCACCCAAACGACCACCCAGACCCCGGCGGAAGTGAAACCTGGAATACTCGAGATGGACAACGTCTACGTTATCGTCACCGATAAGAGCGTCGTAGTCGTTGGCCCTAAGGGGGCCAGCCCCACCGTTGAGGTACCCACCGACAGGAAGGTCATAAAGATTGAGTACGAGGTTGACGAGGCCAACACCCCAGACGTCCAGACCCTCATGGAACAGGGTCAGGGATTCGGTGCCATTAACCCGGCCTTCTTCCGCGATGAGCATGTCGATGCCCTCATCATAGCCGCCAGGCGTGAAACTGACCCGACCATAAGGACGGAGCTCTTTAAGGCCCTCTATATGCTCGGAAACAAGCTCGTGCCCGAGGTTATCCTCGGCCAGAACAGGCAGCTTCGTGTCTACTGGGACTGGGTCAAGGGACGCTACTACCACCCGACCCTTGCTGAGCGCTACGACCTCCTGAGCGAGGACTCCAGCGCCCCGACCGTCAAGATCGGTATCAAGGACTACACCAACGACCCCGAGACTTACACCATAGCCACGATTGGCTGGCCGGAGAGCTTTGACCCCGCCATGACCTACGAGACCTTCGGATGGGAGATCTGGCACGAGATCGGTGACACCCTCGTCACCTACTGGAAGGAGGACACCGAGACCGTCAGCCCGGACCTCGCCGTTGCCTGGGCCCACAACAAGGATGGCACCGAGTGGTACTTCCTAATCCGCGGCGGCGTTAAGGCCTACGACCCGTGGAACGACAAGACCTACCCGATCGACGCCACCGACGTTGCCTTCACCTTCCTCCGTGTTGAGAGACTCGGTCACAGTGTCAGCTGGATGGTCGACGGCTTCATGGATGTCAACAACTCCGCCGCGCTCACCGAGGACGAGTTTGACCAGTACCTCAAGGAGCACCCGCTCGTCGCCGAGTTCGGCGGCAAGAGCACCGAGGTCAAGAGCCTTGACGAGCTCAAGCAGTTCTTCGGTTACAGCGGGGACACCGCCGGAGTCTTCAAGCTTGTCCTGCCGCAGCCCTACGCTCCTGTTCTCGGAATACTAGCCGACCCGTTCCTCAGCGTCGTCCCGATGGAGTACCTCCTCGGCGACAAGTATGAGGAGGCCCTCGCAGCCAGCGACAACGGCCACAACCCGAGCGCTTGGTGGAACTACCTGAGCGAGGGCAAGAGTGATCCGACCCACCAGCTCATGCACAACAACCCTGTTGGAACAGGTCCGTTCTATGTGGCAGACTACCAGAAGGACGCCTATATCGTCCTCGAGTACAACCCGTACTACTGGAACGCTACGGCAACTCCGGGCCACAAGAGGGTCGTCTACATCATCAACAGCGACGCCATGGCGAGGATTAACATCTTCAAGACCGGAACGGCAGACGTCGTCGTCATACCGCCTGAGAAGATGGACACCGTAAAGGGTCTCACCCTCGATGGGTTCAACTCAGTTGTCCAGACCGACATCCTCCAGCCGATATTGACCTTCCTCGTCTTCAACACCCAGAAGGAGCCCTTCAACGATCCACTAGTCAGGGAGGCCCTTGCCTACGCCGTCCCATACGATCAGATAAAGCAGATCGTCTACCAGGGACTCCTCGAGATGAACTACGGACCGATACCGAAGCCGTGGCCTGGCTACACCGAGGAGGGCATCATCAAGTACAACTACAACCTTGCCAAGGCTAAGCAGCTTCTCAACCAGGCCGGCGTCGACCCGACCCAGTACAAGATAGAGCTCATCTACAACGAGGGCAACGCGGCACGTGAGAAAATCATGACCCTCCTCCAGAACGTCTGGAGCCAGCTCGGCTTCCAGGTCACCGTCAACAGCTACAACTGGCCGACCTACCTTGACAAGACCGAGCACGGCGAGTACGACGTTTATATCGTCGGTTGGGTCCCGGATTACCTCGACTCCGACAACTGGGTTGGCCCGTTCCTCTACGGCGCCACGGAATTCAAGAGCCTTGAGATAACCGTCAGCTGA
- a CDS encoding DUF257 family protein: MDTSTLKKYLLGKANRGDSVLIEYESTYPVEGFSWGFLIPALLERNGVVVADFFGVGDLLFRNYIRRVSGREYSRTIELMRNIKVVKIGPGSASYGGVFEEITPTYEPSTFLKNYHTIISKMSRLPSKPEYVVTFGLGHYIHFGDDDAIRSLITAVSTIPTEDWVGVHFINEGVMRREHLAMLEGISSMVFHVSERGLKVKKEGESIDQGGR, encoded by the coding sequence ATGGACACATCCACCCTCAAGAAGTACCTTCTCGGTAAGGCCAACAGGGGAGATTCCGTTCTCATAGAATACGAGTCCACCTACCCGGTTGAAGGGTTCTCCTGGGGCTTCCTGATACCCGCGCTGCTCGAGAGAAACGGCGTTGTAGTGGCCGACTTCTTCGGCGTGGGTGATCTGCTGTTCAGGAACTACATACGCAGGGTTTCCGGAAGGGAGTACTCACGCACCATCGAGCTTATGAGGAATATTAAGGTCGTTAAGATAGGTCCTGGCTCGGCCAGCTACGGTGGAGTCTTCGAAGAGATAACACCCACCTACGAGCCATCTACATTCCTGAAGAACTACCACACTATCATAAGCAAGATGAGCAGGCTGCCCTCCAAACCGGAGTATGTCGTCACCTTCGGCCTAGGACACTACATCCACTTTGGAGATGACGACGCCATCAGATCGTTGATAACTGCTGTCAGCACAATACCAACGGAGGACTGGGTGGGGGTTCACTTTATAAACGAGGGCGTCATGAGAAGGGAGCATCTAGCCATGCTTGAGGGGATATCCTCAATGGTCTTCCACGTCTCAGAGAGAGGTCTGAAAGTGAAGAAGGAAGGTGAGAGTATTGATCAGGGAGGGAGATAA
- a CDS encoding ABC transporter permease, which yields MANLKKFLIRRLLTFIPTLIGVTLIVFLIAYVIPADVARAWAGGEKASQAYMEQIRKEYHLDEPWYDQYWFLVSGLAKNDIIDPRTSNYVFDDISERFPVTFELALMAFFFILIIGIPLGIISALKRNTWVDTVIRFFALTGVSMPVFWLGYLLIFVFFVKVHWITLAGFPAPPEHQITHIPIIDALITGDFQTLGQHLHRLWLPGFTLGFMGAGVLARFVRNSFLEAISSDYVAFLKAKGVPKRAIYRHALKNAMVPIVTVLGLQFGGLLGGTPITETVFGLPGMGSYVIESIRNLDFPAVVAITMVFALIFLITNLVVDILYALIDPRVRY from the coding sequence TTGGCGAACCTGAAGAAATTCCTGATAAGGAGGCTCCTCACTTTCATACCGACCCTCATCGGAGTCACTCTCATAGTCTTTTTGATAGCGTACGTCATTCCCGCGGACGTTGCCAGAGCGTGGGCCGGTGGTGAGAAGGCCAGCCAGGCGTACATGGAGCAGATCAGAAAGGAGTACCACCTCGATGAGCCTTGGTACGACCAATACTGGTTCCTAGTAAGCGGTCTGGCAAAGAATGACATAATAGACCCGAGGACATCCAACTACGTGTTCGACGACATAAGCGAGAGGTTTCCAGTAACGTTTGAGCTGGCGTTGATGGCGTTCTTTTTCATACTGATCATAGGGATACCCCTGGGTATAATCTCGGCCCTTAAGAGGAACACCTGGGTGGATACCGTCATCAGGTTCTTCGCCCTCACCGGCGTTTCCATGCCGGTGTTCTGGTTGGGCTACCTCCTCATCTTCGTGTTCTTCGTTAAGGTCCACTGGATAACCCTCGCGGGCTTCCCGGCCCCGCCGGAGCACCAGATAACCCACATCCCGATAATAGACGCCCTGATCACGGGCGATTTCCAGACCCTCGGCCAGCACCTCCACAGGCTCTGGCTTCCGGGCTTCACGCTCGGCTTCATGGGAGCCGGCGTCCTGGCGAGGTTCGTCAGGAACAGCTTCCTCGAGGCCATAAGCAGCGACTACGTCGCGTTCCTTAAGGCGAAGGGCGTCCCCAAGAGGGCCATCTACCGTCACGCTCTCAAGAACGCCATGGTTCCAATAGTCACAGTCCTCGGACTCCAGTTCGGTGGCCTCCTCGGTGGAACCCCGATCACGGAGACCGTCTTCGGCCTCCCTGGAATGGGTTCCTACGTCATAGAGTCCATCAGGAACCTCGACTTCCCGGCGGTGGTGGCGATAACCATGGTCTTCGCCCTGATATTCCTCATAACCAACCTCGTCGTGGACATACTCTACGCTCTAATAGACCCGAGGGTGAGGTACTGA
- a CDS encoding Lrp/AsnC family transcriptional regulator, whose product MVRSYVLLTVEIGKVESVIEALKQIPGVTKADAVTGPYDAIVHIEANDLGELTRRILHDIHNIDGVIDTTTAIVVEMEEEE is encoded by the coding sequence ATGGTCAGGTCGTATGTTTTGTTGACCGTTGAGATTGGAAAAGTCGAGAGCGTTATAGAGGCTCTAAAGCAGATACCGGGTGTTACCAAGGCTGACGCCGTTACCGGCCCCTACGATGCAATAGTCCACATCGAGGCCAACGACCTCGGCGAACTCACCAGAAGAATACTCCACGACATACACAACATCGACGGCGTCATCGACACTACCACGGCTATAGTCGTGGAAATGGAAGAAGAGGAGTGA
- a CDS encoding signal recognition particle protein Srp19, whose translation MRKFVVWPNELDARLSRRYGRAVGKEFAVDSPGVQEIADAAVALGMKVIEVDAEKMNPRLAGLDEEYRLKGMLRIESKHPKGKSLKMLGQKIREIRKTQVKSKGKKHKSGKKKR comes from the coding sequence ATGAGAAAGTTCGTGGTGTGGCCCAACGAGCTCGACGCCAGGCTCAGCAGACGCTACGGCAGGGCCGTGGGCAAGGAATTCGCCGTGGATTCTCCCGGAGTTCAGGAGATAGCGGACGCGGCCGTGGCCCTCGGGATGAAGGTCATCGAGGTGGACGCGGAGAAGATGAATCCGAGGCTGGCTGGTCTCGACGAGGAGTACAGGCTAAAGGGTATGCTTCGGATAGAGAGCAAGCACCCCAAGGGCAAATCGCTGAAGATGCTCGGCCAGAAGATCAGGGAAATCAGAAAAACTCAGGTTAAATCCAAAGGCAAGAAGCACAAATCCGGGAAGAAAAAGAGGTGA